The genomic segment GCCTCAACCCTCCAGCGGCGTCGCGGCGCCGGCCGGCACGACGACGCGGACGGCGTCGCCGGGCGCGAAGGCGGTTTCGGCCGCCGGGACGGACACGACCAGCCGGCCGCCGCCGGCGACCATGACGTCGTAGCGCCGCGCCGCGCCGTGGTACTCGGCGTCGAGCACGGTGGCGGCGACGCCGTCCCGCGCGCCGATCGCGTGGGCCGCGAGGCGGATCTTCTCGCCGCGCAGCGCGTGCGGCGCCGCCGGCAGGCCGAGCGCCGCCGCGAACGGCGCCTCCAGCACGTTCGCGCCGCCGACGAAGTCGGCGACGAAGCGCGTGCGCGGCCGCTCGTAGATCTCCTCGGGTGGGCCGACCTGGACGATCCGGCCGTCGGCGAACACCGCGACCCGGTCGGCCATGGCGAGCGCCTCGGTCTGGTCGTGGGTGACGAAGACGAAGGTGATGCCGAGCCGGTGCTGCAGCGCCTTGAGTTCGCCCTGCATCTCGCCGCGCAGCTTGAGGTCGAGCGCGCCGAGCGGCTCGTCGAGCAGCAGCACCTTCGGCTCGTTGACGAGCGCGCGGGCGAGCGCGACGCGTTGGCGCTGGCCGCCCGAGAGCTGCGCCGGCTTACGCTCGCCGAAGCCCGCGAGCTTGACCAGCGCAAGCATCTCCTCGGCCCGCGCCCGCCGCGTCCGGCGGTCGACGCCGCGGATCATCGGGCCGTAGGCGACGTTGTCGACCACCGACATGTGCGGGAACAGCGCGTAGTCCTGGAACACCGTGTTGACCGCGCGTCGATAGGGCGGCACGCCCTCGACGTGCTCGCCGAAGATCTCGATCGCCCCCGACGTCGGCTGCTCGAAGCCGGCGATCAGGCGCAGGCAGGTGGTCTTGCCGGACCCGGACGGGCCGAGCATGGCGAAGAACTCCCCGGGCGCGATCTCGAGATCGACGGCGTCGACGGCGCGCACGGCGCCGAAATGCCTGGAGACGCTGCGGAATCGGACGGCGGAGGTCATGTGGGGGTCCGTGGGGGGAGGGGGGAGGGAGGCAGTAGGCAGTGGGCAGTAGGGCGTCGGCTGTCGGGCTTCGATGGTGAGCGTCGCGGCGGCGGCCCCCTCTCCCTGTCCCTCCCCCTCAAGGGGGGAGGGGACGCGGTGGAGCAGTACGGCAGGTCCGGATCCGGCGGTGGCGCCGGGACGCTCTATCGCGCTGACCTGCGACCGTCGAAGTTTCGCGAGACGTCGACATCATCGTCCCCTCCCCCCCTGGAGGGGGAGGGACAGGGAGAGGGGGCGCGCGGCATCCACCGCATCACGACCGGATCACCCGGCCTCACCCTCCCCACCTGCGTCCCCTCGCCCTTGTGGGGGAGGGACGGGCAGAGGGGTGGCGACCTTTCCGCCGCGCCGCCGCCGAACGATCCAGGCTCCCCCGATCCACCTGCGTCCCCTCCCCCCTGGAGGAGGAGGGACAGGGAGAGGGGGGAGCCCCGCGCTCCGCCGCCGGACGGCCTCGCGCCGACGCCCGATCCGGCCTCAGCGGCCGCCGATCACCGCGATGTAGTCGCTGACCCACTTGGAGTAGGGCACGCAGCCCGACGGCTGGCTCTTGCAGGCCTTCACCGGCGTCTTCCAGAACGCGATCTTCTCGAAGTTCTCGAAGCCGTTGATCTTGCAGCCCTCGTCGCCCAGGAGCGCGTTGCCCTTGCACGCTTCCGGCACCGCCGGCACCGAGCCGAACCACGCGGAGACGTCGCCCTGGACCTTGGCCGACAGCGAGTGCTCCATCCACTTGTAGGCGCAGTTCGGATGCGGCGCGGAGACGTGCATCATGGTGGTGTCGGCCCAGCCGGTCGCGCCCTCCTCGGGCACCACCGAGGCGATCGGCTTCGACGACGCCTTCAGGCTGTTGACCTGGAACGGCCAGGACGAGGAGGCGACCACGCCCTCGTTGGTGAAGTCGTCGATCTGGACGTAGGCGTCGTGCCAGTAGCGGTGGATGATCTTGTTCTGCGACCGCAGCAGATCGAGCACGGCGGCGTACTGGTCGGCGTTGAGCTCGTAGGGGTCCTGGATGCCGAGTTCGGGCTTGTGGGTCTTGAGGTAGAGCGCGGCGTCGGCCACGTAGATCGGGCCGTCGTAGGCCTGGACGCGGCCCTTGTTGGACTTGCCGTCCGGCAGCGTCTGCTCCTCGAACACCACGCTCCAGCTCTTCGGCGCCTCCTTGAAGACGTCGGTGTTGTACATCAGCACGTTCGGACCCCACTGGTAGGGCGTGCCGTAGTGGACGCCGTCCACCGTGTGCCAGGGCGCGTCCTTCAGGCGGTCGTCGACCTTCGACCACGACGGGATCAGGTCGACGTTGACCGGCTGCACCGTCTTGCCGGCGATCAGGCGCAGCGAGGCGTCGCCGGAGGCGGTGACGAGGTCGAAGCCGCCCTGGTTCATCAGCGACACCATCTCGTCGGAGGTGCCGGCGGTCTTCACGGTGACCTTGCAGCCGGTCTCCTTCTCGAAGTCGGTGACCCAGTCGTAGGCCTTGTCGCTCTCACCGCGCTCGATGTAGCCGGCCCACGTGACGATGGCGACCTCGCCCTCGCCGGGGCCGACCGCGGTCGGCAGCTCGGTCGCCTGCGCCAGCGTGGCGGCCTGGCCGATCACGAGCGACAGGGTGGCGGTTCCGGCGGCAAGACGCTTGAAGCTCCGCATCGATGTCTCCCTTGGCAAGTCGCCGCGCCGACGGCACGGCGGAGGGCGCGCGCGGCGGCCGATCCCCTCGGATCTTCGTTCTGGCGACGGCCGCGCTGCCGGTGAGGCGAGGATTCCAAACGCGTGGAGCGTTCGCCATAACATAAATCAGAATGAACCTTTCGGTTTTCCCGATAGGTCGGGCCGGATCCGCTCCAGGCGGCGCGAGCGGCCGATGTCGACGAAATCCTGGGCGATCCGCGCCAGCCGCGCCCCCTTGCGCCAGGCGATCCCGACCTTGACCGTCGGCAGCGGCTCGGAGGCGGGCCGCGCCTCGA from the Oharaeibacter diazotrophicus genome contains:
- a CDS encoding ABC transporter substrate-binding protein gives rise to the protein MRSFKRLAAGTATLSLVIGQAATLAQATELPTAVGPGEGEVAIVTWAGYIERGESDKAYDWVTDFEKETGCKVTVKTAGTSDEMVSLMNQGGFDLVTASGDASLRLIAGKTVQPVNVDLIPSWSKVDDRLKDAPWHTVDGVHYGTPYQWGPNVLMYNTDVFKEAPKSWSVVFEEQTLPDGKSNKGRVQAYDGPIYVADAALYLKTHKPELGIQDPYELNADQYAAVLDLLRSQNKIIHRYWHDAYVQIDDFTNEGVVASSSWPFQVNSLKASSKPIASVVPEEGATGWADTTMMHVSAPHPNCAYKWMEHSLSAKVQGDVSAWFGSVPAVPEACKGNALLGDEGCKINGFENFEKIAFWKTPVKACKSQPSGCVPYSKWVSDYIAVIGGR
- a CDS encoding ABC transporter ATP-binding protein — encoded protein: MTSAVRFRSVSRHFGAVRAVDAVDLEIAPGEFFAMLGPSGSGKTTCLRLIAGFEQPTSGAIEIFGEHVEGVPPYRRAVNTVFQDYALFPHMSVVDNVAYGPMIRGVDRRTRRARAEEMLALVKLAGFGERKPAQLSGGQRQRVALARALVNEPKVLLLDEPLGALDLKLRGEMQGELKALQHRLGITFVFVTHDQTEALAMADRVAVFADGRIVQVGPPEEIYERPRTRFVADFVGGANVLEAPFAAALGLPAAPHALRGEKIRLAAHAIGARDGVAATVLDAEYHGAARRYDVMVAGGGRLVVSVPAAETAFAPGDAVRVVVPAGAATPLEG